One part of the Clostridium thermosuccinogenes genome encodes these proteins:
- a CDS encoding type II secretion system F family protein has translation MVFVFGAEVLLLAVLYILSRGKYDSFIAAVDRERYPFYALMPIALLLLDKFKHDYNTQYDRKLMIKIIEISGIKYSQFYIRVHWANKIVLLMLSLLFISFIALFVEMDTGFIIFSIALILTVAYLSDNELKEKIKKRRLAIQMDFPDFLNKLILLIDAGMTVTRAWEKAVEDNKKGGVLYSELETVLAEIKSGKSEYQAYEDFSKRCRTPEVTRFMSALIQNLRKGNSDIVSVLRLQSNECWMMRKNAAKRLGEEASTKLIFPMMLILIAILIIVATPALLAMQGI, from the coding sequence ATGGTATTTGTTTTCGGGGCTGAAGTGCTTTTGCTGGCTGTCCTGTACATTCTATCCCGGGGTAAGTATGACAGTTTTATTGCGGCAGTTGACCGGGAGCGTTATCCGTTTTATGCATTGATGCCAATAGCATTGCTCCTTCTGGATAAGTTCAAGCATGATTATAATACCCAGTATGACAGGAAGCTGATGATCAAAATTATTGAAATATCGGGAATAAAGTACTCACAGTTTTATATCAGGGTGCATTGGGCAAATAAAATTGTTTTGCTGATGCTGAGCTTGCTTTTTATCTCTTTCATCGCTTTGTTTGTGGAGATGGATACAGGATTTATCATATTCTCCATTGCTTTAATATTGACTGTTGCTTATTTATCGGATAATGAGCTGAAGGAGAAAATTAAAAAAAGACGTCTGGCCATACAGATGGATTTCCCGGATTTTCTCAATAAATTAATTTTGCTGATTGATGCAGGAATGACGGTCACCCGGGCCTGGGAGAAGGCGGTGGAGGATAACAAAAAGGGTGGAGTGCTTTATTCGGAGCTGGAAACGGTATTGGCGGAAATAAAATCCGGCAAATCCGAATATCAGGCCTATGAGGATTTCTCTAAAAGGTGCAGGACCCCTGAAGTGACCAGGTTTATGTCGGCACTTATACAGAACCTGAGGAAGGGAAATTCAGATATAGTTTCCGTTCTCAGGCTGCAGTCCAACGAATGCTGGATGATGCGGAAAAACGCAGCCAAAAGATTGGGAGAAGAAGCTTCGACCAAATTGATTTTCCCTATGATGCTGATACTCATAGCTATTCTGATAATAGTGGCAACACCGGCATTGCTTGCAATGCAAGGCATTTAA
- a CDS encoding DUF6382 domain-containing protein: protein MPWKLKERIGISYESEASASYLILTASSSETVFDYQVEMIRSNSINGLLPMDMRQKDETLCFYYNITSKLSLSQFLKRRKLKRSQFIGMISAVTKTLLDCRGYLLYDRCVIIDADYIYISPDTLQVSMAYLPVDTKEDVNSRFKDFVIDLIINSANIDDSDSDNFLQRIINCLKADTFSIDGFYRLLMELTNVRIPPADADPGLDADAVKKVEAVFPVTDIEKNRDTAGKKSRSGIDGLLIPPAASPKSKGQKGKKPVKSEKAEGERHKSIAGWERTAVIIGGAVLQIIFLLIIIFGRNHLNSLNNDPVSFFMGFAVIDIGLCALIFRKLRDTKPEKVTKSEKDAKPAKGTKVEKGTKAGKGARPVKNAGKDVLKALNLMPEQEDNTKEEKWSMTGHLNEVYGSIPIIDEDFEKKEEFRRKKFGGTGNNGKGINNDSINSIRNINNAENIKGINNINSISNNSNIRDIKNISDIKNISSIDMKAEAVLKPLPTFGLPGLDDRQGGKRGETVLLESFDEKYPYLQPIKNGQYEKILITKKEFIIGRLRDQVDYTIENNAVGKVHAQISCSDNGICHIRDLNSRNGTFINHQRIKSNMDYELKSGDRVTFANSDYIFINPVTENRVFSNMEEMKPADKL, encoded by the coding sequence ATGCCATGGAAGCTTAAAGAACGGATCGGTATATCCTATGAGAGTGAAGCGTCAGCCAGCTATCTTATATTAACCGCAAGCTCATCGGAGACTGTCTTTGACTATCAGGTGGAAATGATAAGAAGCAATTCAATCAACGGCCTCTTGCCTATGGATATGAGGCAGAAGGATGAAACCCTATGCTTTTATTACAACATCACGTCGAAACTATCCCTCTCTCAGTTTTTAAAGCGCAGGAAGCTGAAAAGAAGTCAGTTTATAGGCATGATATCAGCAGTCACAAAAACCTTGCTGGACTGCAGGGGATACCTGCTTTATGATAGGTGTGTCATCATAGATGCCGACTACATATACATTTCTCCCGACACGCTTCAGGTTTCGATGGCATATCTGCCTGTTGACACGAAGGAGGACGTAAACAGCAGGTTTAAAGACTTTGTGATAGACCTCATCATAAATTCGGCCAATATTGATGACAGCGACAGTGACAACTTTCTGCAGAGGATAATCAACTGCCTTAAAGCAGACACTTTCAGCATAGATGGATTTTACAGACTGCTCATGGAATTGACGAATGTCAGGATTCCACCTGCCGATGCCGATCCCGGACTTGATGCAGATGCAGTCAAGAAGGTGGAAGCGGTATTTCCCGTGACAGATATTGAGAAGAACAGGGATACTGCCGGCAAAAAGAGCCGATCAGGGATTGATGGTTTGCTGATACCACCTGCGGCATCACCAAAAAGCAAGGGGCAAAAAGGGAAGAAACCGGTAAAATCCGAAAAAGCGGAGGGGGAAAGACACAAATCTATCGCCGGATGGGAGAGGACGGCTGTTATTATCGGTGGAGCCGTGCTTCAGATTATTTTTCTGCTCATCATCATTTTTGGCAGAAACCATTTAAATTCATTGAATAACGATCCCGTATCTTTTTTTATGGGTTTTGCCGTTATTGATATCGGGCTTTGTGCATTGATATTCAGGAAATTGAGAGACACAAAACCTGAAAAGGTAACTAAATCTGAAAAGGATGCTAAGCCTGCAAAGGGAACAAAGGTTGAAAAAGGAACAAAGGCTGGAAAGGGTGCAAGGCCTGTAAAGAATGCCGGTAAGGATGTGCTGAAGGCATTAAACCTCATGCCTGAACAAGAGGACAATACGAAGGAAGAAAAATGGAGCATGACAGGGCACCTGAATGAAGTTTATGGTTCAATACCTATAATCGATGAGGATTTCGAAAAAAAAGAGGAGTTCAGAAGGAAAAAATTCGGGGGAACCGGTAATAATGGTAAGGGAATCAACAATGACAGCATCAACAGCATAAGAAACATCAATAACGCCGAAAACATAAAGGGCATCAATAACATTAATAGCATAAGCAATAACAGCAATATCAGAGATATCAAAAACATCAGCGATATTAAGAACATCAGCAGCATAGATATGAAAGCTGAGGCTGTTTTAAAGCCTTTGCCCACCTTCGGCCTGCCTGGTTTAGATGACCGTCAGGGAGGTAAGAGAGGGGAAACGGTCTTGCTGGAATCTTTCGATGAAAAATATCCCTACTTGCAGCCTATTAAAAACGGGCAGTATGAAAAAATACTTATAACCAAAAAGGAATTTATAATAGGACGGCTGAGGGATCAGGTGGATTACACTATTGAAAACAATGCCGTCGGAAAGGTTCATGCGCAGATTTCATGCAGCGACAACGGCATATGCCACATAAGGGACTTGAATTCACGGAATGGGACATTCATAAACCACCAGAGGATTAAGAGCAACATGGATTATGAATTAAAAAGCGGTGACAGGGTTACTTTTGCCAACAGTGATTATATCTTTATAAATCCGGTGACCGAAAACAGGGTATTTAGCAACATGGAGGAAATGAAACCGGCGGACAAGCTGTGA
- a CDS encoding type II secretion system F family protein — translation MFFNEKEKKRDKPAANNALEDYDFYCMTEKEKMLWFMAAAVVIFSLSYIFYHSVVFSAILSLLALFYPRIRTRKIIEKRKNELNLQFKDLLYSISSSLSAGKSIEMAFRDALRDLEVLYPDPDTSIIKEVQYIIRKIDVNETVESALADLARRSHIEDIENFADVMQTCKRTGGNMIEVIKNASNIINDKIEIKQEISTMLAERKFEQKVLNAFPVLIVLFLTFSAEDYIAPIFNTWAGRLSMTVSVILLGAAYFISKKIMDIKV, via the coding sequence TTGTTTTTCAATGAAAAGGAGAAAAAAAGGGACAAACCTGCAGCCAATAATGCCCTTGAAGACTATGATTTTTATTGCATGACCGAGAAGGAGAAAATGCTATGGTTTATGGCTGCTGCAGTTGTGATATTTTCGCTGAGCTACATTTTTTATCACAGCGTCGTCTTTTCTGCTATACTGAGCCTTCTGGCATTGTTTTACCCCAGGATCAGAACGAGGAAGATTATTGAGAAGAGAAAGAATGAGTTGAACCTTCAGTTCAAGGATTTGCTTTACTCCATATCCTCCTCCCTCTCTGCCGGAAAGTCCATAGAGATGGCCTTCAGAGATGCGCTGCGGGATCTGGAAGTGCTGTATCCCGACCCTGATACCAGCATTATAAAAGAGGTTCAGTACATCATAAGGAAAATTGACGTAAATGAGACGGTGGAATCTGCCCTTGCCGATCTTGCCCGCAGAAGCCATATTGAGGATATAGAGAACTTTGCCGATGTGATGCAAACCTGCAAAAGAACAGGGGGAAACATGATAGAAGTCATAAAGAACGCTTCCAACATAATAAACGACAAAATCGAAATAAAACAGGAGATTTCCACAATGTTGGCGGAAAGAAAATTTGAGCAGAAAGTGCTCAATGCGTTCCCTGTTTTGATAGTCCTATTTCTGACATTTAGTGCGGAAGACTATATCGCACCCATATTCAATACGTGGGCGGGCAGGCTTTCAATGACGGTTTCGGTAATTCTTTTGGGTGCCGCATACTTCATATCAAAAAAGATAATGGACATAAAGGTTTGA
- a CDS encoding AraC family transcriptional regulator, whose product MREDIISFNCDTIEEYPFYIEMAGISYCDGTYRIERKNSPIYCFEYILKGQGTVNINGEIFSPVEGDIYILHKGSNHIYFSDKKNPWTKIWFNIRGPLADHLIQAYKLNKIHHVQNFDLKESFYRFLSVAQASSESPREIFNKAALIFHEIASKIHDKIHALGPVYDPTAFKLKEYLDKRTMDHISLNELSRLIQKSTSQTIRIFKKEFGVTPYEYLLSKKIETAKLLLLNTNMQINEIALKLKFADEHYFSNYFKTKTGVSPSKFRHISMGKQV is encoded by the coding sequence ATGAGGGAGGATATAATCAGTTTTAACTGCGATACCATAGAGGAATATCCGTTTTATATAGAAATGGCTGGAATTTCTTACTGTGATGGGACATATAGGATCGAAAGAAAGAATTCTCCCATATATTGTTTTGAATATATACTGAAAGGCCAAGGTACGGTTAACATAAATGGAGAAATTTTCTCTCCTGTTGAAGGGGACATATATATACTCCATAAAGGAAGCAATCATATATACTTTTCCGACAAAAAAAATCCCTGGACAAAAATATGGTTCAATATCAGGGGACCCCTGGCCGATCACCTTATTCAAGCTTACAAGCTGAATAAGATTCACCATGTCCAGAATTTTGATTTAAAAGAATCCTTTTACAGGTTTCTTTCGGTAGCCCAGGCGTCAAGCGAAAGCCCCCGGGAAATTTTTAACAAAGCCGCACTGATATTTCATGAAATCGCATCAAAAATACATGATAAAATCCATGCTTTAGGTCCTGTGTATGATCCTACGGCTTTTAAACTTAAAGAATATTTGGATAAGCGCACGATGGATCACATAAGCCTCAATGAATTAAGCCGGTTGATCCAAAAATCCACCTCCCAGACAATCCGGATATTTAAGAAGGAATTCGGGGTAACTCCATACGAATATCTGTTATCCAAAAAAATTGAGACAGCCAAGCTTTTGCTGCTCAATACAAATATGCAGATTAATGAAATAGCGCTCAAACTGAAATTTGCCGATGAACACTATTTTTCCAACTATTTCAAGACCAAAACAGGCGTCTCACCCAGCAAATTCAGGCATATTTCCATGGGAAAGCAAGTTTGA
- a CDS encoding BlaI/MecI/CopY family transcriptional regulator has product MKQYKLFDAEFKFMCIVWESEPLTTRRLTELCREKLGWKRTTTYTVLRKLIDRGILKNENSVVTSVVKREQVQKYESEAIIEKAFDGSLPKFIAAFLNDRTLSDDEAEEIKRLIDSHKEG; this is encoded by the coding sequence ATGAAGCAGTATAAGCTGTTTGACGCAGAATTCAAATTCATGTGCATTGTGTGGGAGTCAGAACCTCTTACTACCCGAAGGCTCACCGAATTATGCCGGGAAAAGCTGGGATGGAAAAGAACAACTACATACACCGTGCTCAGAAAGCTTATAGACCGTGGAATACTTAAGAATGAAAACTCTGTCGTAACTTCGGTCGTCAAGCGGGAGCAGGTTCAAAAATATGAAAGTGAAGCCATCATAGAAAAGGCTTTTGATGGTTCACTGCCCAAATTCATAGCTGCTTTTTTGAATGACAGAACCCTGTCCGATGATGAAGCCGAAGAAATCAAAAGGCTGATAGATAGCCATAAGGAGGGCTGA
- a CDS encoding Flp1 family type IVb pilin: MTKYITNMVKKEDGMGTVEIVIIIVVLIGIALIFKNVIIEFVSNILSAIFDKADTINEIDVSGIVREITK, translated from the coding sequence ATGACAAAGTATATCACAAATATGGTCAAAAAGGAAGATGGCATGGGTACGGTGGAGATTGTTATCATAATAGTAGTTCTGATAGGCATCGCATTGATATTTAAGAACGTGATAATTGAATTTGTCAGTAACATACTGTCTGCAATTTTTGATAAGGCAGATACTATCAATGAAATTGATGTCTCCGGTATAGTCAGAGAAATTACAAAATAG
- a CDS encoding enoyl-ACP reductase FabI, producing the protein MGLLDKKNIVIMGVRNKWSIAWGIAQIAHDEGANLIFTYQGDRERKSAEELAAELGNTEIFQCDISSDEQIDALFEEIKTKYGTIHGLVHAIAHANTEDLQNDFVYTTRSGFAHALDVSAYSLVAVSRRAKDLMTEGGSIITLTYMGSEKVMGGYNVMGVAKAALEASVRYLAADLGPSGIRVNAISAGPIKTLSAKGVKDFNSILEIVEKKAPMRRGIDREDLGHTAAFLLSNHSRGITGEVVHVDSGFNIMGI; encoded by the coding sequence ATGGGATTGCTGGATAAGAAGAATATTGTCATAATGGGTGTTAGAAACAAGTGGAGCATTGCTTGGGGTATCGCCCAAATTGCCCATGATGAAGGGGCAAACCTGATTTTTACATATCAGGGGGACAGGGAGAGAAAAAGTGCCGAGGAGCTTGCTGCAGAGCTCGGAAATACTGAAATCTTCCAGTGCGACATATCCTCCGACGAGCAGATAGATGCATTGTTTGAGGAGATTAAGACAAAGTACGGAACAATTCATGGACTGGTTCATGCAATTGCCCACGCCAATACGGAAGATCTACAGAACGATTTTGTTTACACTACGAGAAGCGGTTTCGCCCATGCTCTGGATGTAAGCGCCTATTCTCTGGTGGCAGTAAGCAGAAGGGCGAAGGACCTCATGACGGAGGGCGGAAGCATAATTACCCTTACATATATGGGTTCTGAGAAAGTTATGGGAGGATACAACGTAATGGGCGTTGCAAAGGCTGCACTGGAGGCCAGCGTGAGATACCTCGCCGCAGACCTCGGACCTTCCGGCATAAGGGTAAATGCCATATCGGCAGGTCCGATCAAGACTCTATCCGCAAAGGGTGTAAAGGATTTCAACAGCATACTGGAGATTGTAGAAAAGAAAGCTCCTATGAGAAGGGGAATTGACAGAGAGGATCTTGGGCATACTGCCGCATTCCTTCTGAGCAACCATTCGAGAGGAATCACCGGCGAAGTTGTGCATGTGGACAGCGGTTTTAATATTATGGGTATTTGA
- the wecB gene encoding non-hydrolyzing UDP-N-acetylglucosamine 2-epimerase, with amino-acid sequence MKRLKVMTVFGTRPEAVKMAPLVKELEKYDEIEPLVCVTAQHRQMLDQVLEMFNITPDYDLNIMQSRQTLIDITTRSLEGLNEVFSKAKPDIVLVHGDTTTTFVGSLAAFYNHISIGHVEAGLRTFDKYFPFPEEINRRLTGVISDLHFAPTISNKSNLLKEGVPEDRIYITGNTVIDALKTTVRDDYEFESEVLRNIDFSGKRIIAVTAHRRENLGEPLENICSALKYIVDNFRDVEIVYPVHLNPAVQEVARTILGGHSQVHLIDPLDVQEMHNLMSRSYLVMTDSGGLQEEAPSLGKPVLVLRNETERPEAVAAGTVKLAGTNKENIINLATELLKNTDEYNRMAKAVNPYGDGKASERTVKAMLYHFGYSKEKPSEFQI; translated from the coding sequence GTGAAAAGATTAAAAGTAATGACTGTTTTCGGCACAAGGCCGGAAGCAGTAAAGATGGCACCCTTGGTGAAAGAACTTGAAAAATATGATGAAATCGAACCTTTGGTTTGTGTAACGGCACAGCACAGGCAGATGCTTGACCAGGTTCTTGAGATGTTCAATATAACTCCGGATTATGATCTTAACATAATGCAAAGCAGGCAAACTTTAATTGATATAACCACAAGGTCTCTGGAAGGTTTAAATGAGGTATTTTCAAAGGCAAAGCCCGATATTGTGCTGGTGCACGGAGACACGACGACTACGTTTGTAGGAAGCCTGGCCGCTTTTTACAACCATATAAGTATAGGCCATGTAGAAGCCGGCCTGAGAACCTTTGACAAGTATTTCCCCTTCCCCGAGGAAATAAACCGAAGGCTCACCGGCGTTATATCGGACCTGCATTTTGCCCCCACAATATCAAACAAATCCAACCTGCTCAAAGAAGGAGTTCCGGAAGACAGGATTTACATAACAGGAAATACCGTAATAGATGCGCTGAAAACTACCGTTAGGGATGATTACGAGTTTGAAAGCGAAGTCCTCAGGAATATCGATTTTTCCGGGAAAAGAATCATTGCAGTGACTGCCCACCGCAGAGAAAACCTTGGAGAGCCTCTTGAGAACATCTGCAGCGCATTAAAGTACATAGTGGATAATTTCAGAGATGTGGAAATCGTATATCCTGTGCATCTGAACCCGGCAGTTCAGGAAGTGGCAAGGACTATCCTGGGAGGACACAGTCAGGTTCATCTGATTGACCCCCTCGATGTGCAGGAGATGCACAACCTCATGAGCAGATCATACCTTGTAATGACTGATTCCGGCGGACTTCAGGAGGAAGCTCCTTCCCTTGGCAAGCCGGTGCTCGTCCTGAGAAATGAAACGGAAAGGCCTGAGGCTGTGGCTGCCGGCACTGTTAAGCTCGCCGGTACCAATAAGGAAAACATAATAAACCTGGCCACCGAACTACTTAAGAATACGGATGAATATAACAGGATGGCTAAAGCGGTCAATCCTTACGGCGACGGTAAAGCTTCTGAACGCACTGTGAAAGCGATGCTTTATCATTTCGGATATTCCAAGGAAAAGCCCTCTGAGTTTCAGATTTGA
- a CDS encoding CpaF family protein, which produces MKAAEKEAFIKDIKKIINDSVDFNKDITDDDMKELIMNTVFERSKQQYLSIGEKQEIIQVVFNSLRRLDVLQPVVEDKTVTEIMVNGPDNIFIERAGKVTRLNTSFESRERLEDVIQSIVSKVNRIVNEASPIVDARLQDGSRVNVVLPPIALNGPIMTIRKFPEKPITMEQLIEFGSVTEEAAEALKYLVQAKYNIFISGGTGSGKTTFLNALSSFIPKDERIITIEDSAELQITGVDNIVRLETRNANTEGKGEITIRQLIKASLRMRPERIIVGEVRGAEALDMLQAMNTGHDGSLSTGHANSTEDMLSRLETMVLSAAQIPLEAIRQQIASAIDIIIHLSRIRDKSRKVMEISEVMGYMDGKIQLNPLFVYEEEGETCDKKVIGSLKRTGNKIINRHKLKMAGIDIKFL; this is translated from the coding sequence GTGAAAGCTGCCGAGAAGGAAGCCTTTATCAAAGACATAAAAAAGATAATCAACGACAGCGTGGATTTTAACAAAGACATAACGGACGATGACATGAAAGAGCTCATCATGAATACCGTCTTTGAAAGATCCAAGCAGCAGTACCTTAGCATCGGGGAAAAGCAGGAAATCATTCAGGTTGTTTTCAACTCCCTGAGAAGGCTGGATGTACTTCAACCGGTGGTAGAGGATAAGACGGTAACCGAGATAATGGTAAATGGTCCGGACAACATTTTTATTGAAAGAGCGGGAAAAGTGACGCGTCTTAATACCAGCTTTGAGAGCAGGGAAAGGCTGGAGGATGTGATACAGTCCATTGTTTCCAAAGTAAACAGAATTGTAAATGAGGCTTCTCCAATAGTTGACGCCCGGCTGCAGGACGGATCGAGGGTAAATGTGGTGCTTCCGCCCATAGCGCTGAATGGGCCCATCATGACCATAAGGAAGTTCCCGGAAAAGCCTATCACCATGGAGCAGCTTATAGAGTTCGGCTCGGTTACCGAAGAAGCTGCCGAAGCGCTGAAATATCTTGTTCAGGCTAAATATAACATCTTTATTTCCGGAGGCACCGGAAGCGGAAAGACAACTTTTCTCAATGCGTTGTCCAGCTTCATACCGAAGGACGAAAGGATCATAACCATAGAGGATTCAGCAGAGCTGCAGATAACCGGCGTAGATAACATTGTAAGGCTTGAGACGAGAAATGCCAATACGGAGGGAAAGGGCGAGATTACTATAAGGCAGCTCATCAAAGCATCCCTCCGCATGAGGCCGGAAAGAATAATCGTCGGCGAGGTGAGAGGCGCCGAAGCCCTGGACATGCTTCAAGCTATGAACACCGGGCATGATGGCTCACTGTCCACAGGGCATGCCAACTCCACGGAGGATATGCTGAGCAGGTTGGAGACAATGGTTTTGAGCGCAGCCCAGATTCCTTTGGAAGCGATAAGGCAGCAGATAGCATCGGCTATAGATATTATCATCCACCTTTCACGGATAAGGGACAAGTCCAGGAAAGTTATGGAGATAAGCGAGGTTATGGGATATATGGACGGTAAAATTCAGTTGAACCCCCTCTTTGTGTATGAAGAGGAGGGAGAGACTTGCGATAAAAAGGTGATTGGTTCACTGAAAAGAACCGGCAATAAAATTATAAACCGGCACAAGCTGAAAATGGCAGGCATAGACATCAAGTTTTTATAG
- a CDS encoding ArsR/SmtB family transcription factor: MSNILNEEAAVKVFNALSDKTRLNIVRELMSGEKACSELISRFNLSKSTFSHHAKVLARCGLVEFRREGKFLFFSLNREVLGGCIELLK, encoded by the coding sequence ATGAGCAATATTTTAAATGAGGAAGCCGCTGTAAAAGTATTTAATGCACTGTCGGATAAAACCAGACTTAATATTGTGCGTGAGCTGATGAGCGGGGAAAAAGCCTGCTCGGAACTGATTTCCAGATTTAATTTAAGCAAATCGACCTTTTCCCATCATGCCAAGGTTCTGGCAAGGTGTGGTCTGGTTGAATTCCGCAGGGAAGGAAAGTTCCTTTTCTTCTCGCTGAACCGGGAGGTTCTCGGAGGGTGTATAGAATTGCTTAAATAA
- a CDS encoding glutaminase family protein, whose protein sequence is MNHALRPPAVPLATIDPYFSVWSFADQLHDDFTRHWTGKRNAMTGVIVIDGVPLIFAGKVEPNSENYFPEPARMKQISVDVSPLSSKYVFSSHGVELTVVFTSPLLLDNLDVLSRPVSYVSFYVRSVDGKSHDVKIYFDISGEWCVNTSEQKVVWGKRVIDNSVLAMHMGTESQKVLERFGDDVRIDWGYMHLVIPNMSGTQTFIGTERDRKNFISSGKVREDDSSDCPAVVRDVQPIMASVTNLGTVGENASSFFIALAYDDIKSIEYFGEHLDAYWRRNGVSFDEMLMTAIKEYDDIMQKCNAFEKKLVQDAMNSGGKEYADLISLAYRQAIAAHKLVCDTNGDILFISKECFSNGCAATVDVSYPSIPLFLLYNTELVKGMMRPIFKYAASDAWKFDFAPHDAGCYPKVNGQVYGENKLEYQMPVEECGNMLVMCATVSIADRDCSFAKQHWDLIEKWGNYLMEHGLDPENQLCTDDFAGHLAHNCNLSVKAIMGIAGYSIMCDMLGKKDEAAKLLETAKKMAVEWELKAKDGDHYKLAFNQEGTWSLKYNLVWDKIFGTGIFADEIFKKELAYYLTKKNKYGIPLDSRADYTKTDWLVWVASMADSRQDFDEIIHTLWDFANESLNRVPFTDWYDTIKGSQVGFQHRSVLGGIFIKILKDSNKLRVDNI, encoded by the coding sequence ATGAACCATGCACTGAGACCGCCAGCAGTTCCTCTGGCAACGATTGATCCTTATTTTAGCGTATGGTCTTTTGCAGACCAGTTGCATGATGATTTTACGCGGCATTGGACAGGAAAAAGAAATGCCATGACAGGAGTTATTGTCATTGATGGAGTGCCTTTGATATTTGCGGGCAAGGTGGAGCCCAATTCCGAGAATTATTTCCCGGAACCGGCCAGAATGAAGCAAATCAGTGTCGATGTATCCCCCCTTTCCAGCAAATATGTATTTAGCAGTCATGGGGTAGAGCTCACCGTTGTATTTACCAGCCCTCTTTTGCTGGATAATCTGGACGTACTGTCAAGGCCAGTATCATATGTTTCTTTTTACGTCCGGTCTGTTGACGGCAAATCCCATGATGTAAAAATTTATTTTGATATAAGCGGTGAATGGTGCGTAAATACTTCCGAACAGAAAGTTGTTTGGGGAAAACGGGTTATAGATAACAGCGTTTTAGCAATGCATATGGGAACGGAAAGCCAGAAAGTGCTTGAGCGTTTCGGAGATGACGTCCGAATCGATTGGGGCTATATGCATCTGGTAATACCAAATATGAGCGGAACTCAAACTTTTATAGGTACGGAGAGGGACCGCAAGAATTTTATTTCCTCCGGAAAAGTAAGGGAGGATGACTCCAGCGACTGCCCGGCAGTGGTCAGGGATGTTCAGCCAATCATGGCTTCCGTGACCAATCTTGGGACTGTAGGGGAAAATGCTTCCTCATTTTTCATCGCCCTTGCTTATGATGATATTAAGTCCATTGAATATTTCGGAGAGCATCTGGACGCTTACTGGCGCAGAAACGGAGTATCCTTTGATGAGATGCTCATGACCGCAATAAAAGAATATGATGATATCATGCAAAAGTGCAATGCATTTGAAAAGAAGCTTGTCCAGGATGCGATGAACTCAGGAGGCAAGGAATATGCGGATTTGATTTCTCTGGCCTACAGACAGGCGATAGCCGCCCACAAGCTCGTATGTGATACCAACGGAGATATTCTGTTTATTTCCAAGGAATGCTTCAGCAACGGCTGTGCTGCGACTGTTGATGTAAGCTATCCATCCATACCGCTATTCCTTCTGTATAACACTGAATTGGTAAAAGGAATGATGAGACCGATTTTTAAATACGCAGCATCGGATGCATGGAAGTTCGATTTTGCTCCCCATGACGCCGGTTGCTATCCTAAAGTAAACGGACAAGTTTATGGCGAAAACAAGCTGGAATACCAGATGCCGGTTGAAGAGTGCGGAAATATGCTCGTTATGTGTGCTACCGTAAGCATTGCTGACAGGGATTGCAGCTTTGCAAAGCAGCACTGGGATTTGATAGAAAAATGGGGAAATTATCTTATGGAGCATGGTCTTGATCCGGAAAACCAGTTGTGCACGGATGATTTTGCTGGGCATCTCGCTCATAACTGCAACTTGTCGGTAAAAGCCATCATGGGCATAGCCGGTTATTCAATCATGTGCGATATGCTGGGTAAAAAGGACGAGGCTGCTAAGCTTCTGGAGACTGCGAAAAAAATGGCTGTGGAGTGGGAGCTGAAGGCAAAAGACGGCGACCATTATAAACTGGCCTTTAATCAGGAAGGAACATGGAGCCTCAAATACAATCTCGTATGGGATAAGATTTTCGGCACCGGCATTTTTGCCGATGAGATTTTCAAGAAAGAGCTGGCTTATTATTTGACGAAGAAGAATAAATATGGCATCCCGCTGGATTCAAGGGCTGATTACACAAAGACGGACTGGCTTGTTTGGGTTGCTTCCATGGCTGACTCCCGTCAGGATTTTGATGAAATCATCCATACTCTGTGGGATTTTGCCAATGAATCATTGAACCGTGTGCCCTTTACAGACTGGTACGATACTATAAAGGGATCCCAGGTGGGTTTCCAACATCGTTCGGTGCTGGGTGGAATTTTCATCAAAATATTGAAAGACAGCAATAAATTAAGGGTGGATAATATATAA